Sequence from the Diorhabda carinulata isolate Delta chromosome 5, icDioCari1.1, whole genome shotgun sequence genome:
TCATCAATACACTTACCTTTTGAATTATTGTTATCGTTGCAGTTGCAGTTCTTATCCATAgcattttgtatataatattttattttattggcagctttttcgataaaatatttcttattgcTTTCGTATGGCaattgtttccaatttttagACAATCCAATATTGTCATGTTTATCTAAATGTAAGCTGAAATCTTGAACTTCATTAATTAAACCAGAATAAAAATCAGTTAAATTTTTATCCTTGATTACAAAATATCTATCTTGACGATTagtaaaataatcatttgataAATTTGCACCACTAATTATAAGTGTATCatcaaaaatatagattttcatGTGTTGCAAGCCTAATAATTCATTCCATCTATCAGGTACAATCTTTTTAAGAAAACCACGTAATTCTGGTGTATGATATAAAGATACTTTCAAATTAGTATTTTCCTGAATTAATGGTAAAATCATATTTCTAGAATTCGATGTACCTCTACTTCCTCTAGTATAAtctaacaaaatattaattctgagttttttatttctataactCTTGTTATTCCTTATGGACTCTAATAGTTTCTGTTCCAAATTACCACTTCCTAAATATAGACTAACTAAGGTAATACGTTCTTTGGCAGTAGAACAGTTTGTTAGTAGAGTATTGTAGAATTCTTCAGGTTCCGTTAAAATCGTTATATCTTTACCACTTATAGAGAAACATGGTGCGACAGTAAGAAGCCATCCAAAaggtatattttcattttttattactgagTGCGTGTAAGAAATTTGTTCAGATGGTATTGTTGCCTCTAGCACACTAAACAATCGTCTAATCATTTTCAAATGTCATTTagatgttatttaatatattccgGACTATTAATACTGCTAAAAACATAACCAAAGATTCAGCAATCTGAcgtttatgaaattttttttgacaaatgaaCTTCGATTACTCGAGAGTTCATTCTATACTTCATGTTCCAAAAGAATACAAtagatgaaaaatttgatgatgtatttgaatatttctattgttatttaatcttcaaataataatagaaaacaaatttcttgtctttttattgagttaattataaaaaattgaacctTAATTTGTGGTTTGACAATAttacaaactttttaattacaaataaaaataaatcttggTTGAGCTCCCTATTTCTACCTTCATGTAGACACAAATTTCTGTGAATTTGTATACATTTCAGAAGCTATATCTAACTATTTCTACAAATCGTTATCTCTATCGTTTTAATTATTCTATGTACCATAATCgatttaaactaaaaaaataataagtctTAGTTTACACCCAGCGTTTAACAACAGTGTCATACCGTAATTGATTTGtctgaaataaatagaaataataataactccatttatttttatttatttatatttattattacatggAATGATAGATTCAGAACCAAAATAAGTTATTGTTAACAAATCATTcagatataatttgaaattaatttagtgTTTGTAATCAGAAATGTAGCATAAGTCGGATACTAGAGAGTATTTGTAAGGTTACGTTTttccaatacattttttaacgattaatctctttattattaacaataaaaataacaaatcaaaTAGATAATAAACTTGTatacatttgttttaaattaaaaatttatagttgTCTATAttgggtgcattccactaagcgttcacGGCGCCTGAAATACTCTTGGGTGTTCCTCCGGCTAGAACGTCATTCATGACGTCATAACTAACGTTCGCTAAGACCCTTGACAAGAGGTGGATCGAAGTCAGCGTTGAATATTTTACTGTCGCCgcgaagatattttgattttatttcaatataaattagttaaccactccactaaaaaattcaatgactttcaaattataacataaactCTTATATCTTCGctttatattttctgttttgttattccttaatatttatttcaacgcTCAAAACGCCTCGTAATCTATTCCATTTGGGTTTACAATTTTAATGCTCGGACTAAGAAGAACGAAAAAAAGATCGTGGTCGTGAACGTGATTATCGGGAGTGGAATGTACCCCTTGATATTGACTTTCTACGATACGATACGGTAGATTAATTCACTTCACTGTATAATAAGATAGAAACGCTGAGTGTAGACTGGgcttaaatatatttaacctATAATGGGAAATTCAAATTCcactcattaattttttcacgtttcCCCTTCGATCTCCCACTTCTTGCTTTTAACAGCTTTATTAATCATCAGGCAACATTGCTCGCAGTCGTTAAATTGTGTTTACATTTTTTGAGTAGGTACACGTGTTCGCTAGTTTCGGTTATAAGATTTACTAGTACAgttaaaatatgaacaaaattttagaaaactCTAATCAagataacatcaaaaaaattaaatctggTTTAACTTTTTCGTCACCTTTAAATGACAATTTTAATCCTCCAGATAAAAAATCAAGTTGTACCTGGCATAAAAATGTTGACAGAACAACAACACCACATACAGTCCATGAttggtaaatattcaaaatttttaaaaccacaaaaaaattctgaaaaattttttaggaGAAGAACTTCGAAAATTTTACCAAATGCACTTGCTGCTATTGGGAATACTCCAATGATAAAACTTAATAGAATTCCTCAAGCTGAAGGACTAAAATGTGATTTATGTAAGTACATTTCgtgttatataaattatattaatgttATTGTCACGTAATTATTGTTTCTGCAAGTCATCTGgtctaatctatttttaaaatcatgcatatcattttacaatttattgagTGCAAATTAAATGCAGAAAAGTAGATTTTTTcactaatgaaaaaattttcctgTGTTTGGACTCTTGTtctgattaatttaattaactttgtactgttaattttatcaatacaGTTAAAAAATCTGCACATAATAGTAGATCAAGTTGATTCTCATTTAAATTCATGTACTGTGAGTATAACAGGCATTTATGTGGAATAagggtaaatatttaaaagtggGGCTCCACCCCAAACTTAccacaaaaattttttgctgcaCTTCAGATCCTTGTAGCGTGTAAAATAAGTTATGTAAAGATAGaggaaacattatttttaaggagtaataaaaaaagtatttcttattctaaacataattttagtttactgttttatgatttctttatacatcaataaaaagttattatattttttattatgaattatctataattacaaaataattaacaagTACATTGCAAATTAACTGTCGAGTGCCTGAATCCTATAAtattatatagaagaaatacatacatttttcacaataaGCTTTCAACGGTTTATGTAATGAACGAATGAATGAGATAAGATTTTGTGAGACGAGAAGAGTTACTATCTACACTAGGGGCTGTGCCCTCTGACTCCTGGTGTTAGGCTCTTTGGTATCCACTTCCTTTCCTTTTTCGATAATGACAAATCGCAAAAAAATTTCCAGCAGAGCTAGCtaccatttcaaaattttacacaataGAAGAGGTGGAAAGAAAAGGAGGCTGGTTAAGTTCTAATCTTTGTTTTTACACCTCATCTGCTATTGCTCTAGATGACCTCCTATTCCGATATGATTGGATAATTATTGACATTCAATAAGCATAAGGTAATGAGTGTTATGACGAAAAATATGTACCTATGTATCTTTAAAGTACTTTCAGAGCACTAAGAAACAACTAAATgagcgaaaaaaatttttggagtaagTTTGGGGTGGAGCCCCACTTCTAAATATTTCCTCAATGACgttattcatcacctttttaacagccagtcttgttccattgcacagtcgaggttgatgacaactgatcctacttttaactgcaaattgtgaGTTGGTAATCTAAGCAATTccagtaaatttaaaaaatttttgggatAATTGACTATGTTATTTTGGTTCATAACGGTCTCGACTGATTTGAAGGAAACTAACTGCCAGggaagaaaattctgaatggtcgcattgagatcctcgacatctttattttttgCTCGTTCACCTAAccaattatggttattgaacTGTTGAGCTATATCTAGTAAAACACGCCGAATAAGCTCCTCTTTTGAGAGTGTGATTTGACAGAAATCTGTGGGTAATGTGATTGGTCCACTGcgtctttattattttcaatgccTAACAACTGCTTCGCAAACACATTTGCAGTTTCATCTTGTTGCAAAATACTCGCATGTTAGCAGTAAAGTGTCTTATCACAtaagatcaacaaaaaaatagcaCATAACTTGAAATGTCACTATCACAAAGGATCACCGAAGTAAAGAAAGTTCTCGCGCACGTAGCGGTAATCTTTACAAAGATAGAAGGATGCCCTCTTCGTCTGAGGGTGAGGTATCGATCGGCATAGAGGATGGATCGACTTaattggttgtcaaatgtcaaatattatggttgcagaaatttaatttgtgatagacaaaacatcaaggaaaaacaaaattgttgtttatatatatatatatatatatatatatatatatatatatatatatatatatatatatatataaaactacaGTTTAAACTTgagtaattatgaaaatttatcagtaaagaaacaaaatttatcaataagaTTTATTGGAAGGTCATTTATCATAGAGTTAAAATTAGAATTGatataggaaattttttaattatttttttacaattttcaaatatgagTAAACTTCGCATAACTTCGATGTtcttatttctaattaaatcaAAACGCAACTTGTTGAAAACTCCATTAATGTCTTATTGAATATATGATAGAACCTTATCAGGTTTTTGGTGAAGAATTTCCAAATATGTTAATActtaatttagaaattttcatttactaagtaattaaaataaattatcaacacattcattaaaataatcataaatgaTTGTATTTAGAACAGTttaagtttttttcattaatgaTTCCATTTATGATTGTTCCTTCCCTGGCGACACCATATACGAGTATAGattttaaatcataattttgCCAACGGACACACTGTTCTTTACATTTATCTTTGTTTCAAATTAACTAATTGATCAATTGTGTTTATTGTAGTATAGTATCTTATTATTAActagataatttgaaaattacgtTTCAAAATTCAGATAAGTGTCCATTTCAGGGATTTCCCAATGGTATCAGTTGTTTTTGCTGTAATAGAAGTGgcaaaaattattgtatttttagtataaatttagaaatatgtaCTTGTTGTGGTTTCAGTGATTTTAGGATCCTATTTAGTCACATTTCTATGGATCTATTAGATTATGAGAGATTATCCCGAATTCGggataataaatcattttgaaaagaaCACAAGTTTATTACTTTTTAGAAGTAATAACCCAAGGACATTTACGTGAAGGAGAAGAATGGACAAAATAGTACACCAATGATTCATAACACAAAATCTGTTAATGTGATGTTGTGATTATTAAATTgcaattaaaaaacttattctTAACTTAGATATGAGAGAGAGACCCTATTATGAGAAGTAGAGTTGAGCTAGGAATAATTGTAAGATGtttaaagcaaaaaaaatcttttgggCCTTAAGAACGTTTTTGAACGTATTTGCGGCGAATTGCCAACGACATTTTGTTTACTTCATTTCTTCTACTTAATATCAGTAGgaagaataagaaaaatctTTACAAGGGATCACTaatacgattgtcaaacagaaacgGAGCGTTTGAAATGATCTAAAATTGTAGTGGAAATctgcaaatatatttcccaacaTACATCGATAAGTACCGACAGGTTGAGGAcgaaaacttttaaaacaacCCTCGTACTTACATAGTTGTATGATGCGCGTTAAAGTCggaatttcaattattgttatcTAGCTGTTTAGTTACAAAACTCTATAAgataaaaatggaataaataccCATCATGTTGTAATTCGTTTAtgtaatttaaacaaaatatgcaaataactgataatatatatgtatgtataataaatataatgaaaaatcaattttttcacaaattacaCTTGCACAatagatttattgataaaattgaatatagatTTGTGAAAATTGGACCAAATCAAATctagaaaaacatatttttgactTAGTAAAGAGAATTTGACAAAACTattgttaaaaacaaatttttcacgAAATTGGACTTGAAAAAAGCAAGTGTATGTCGATGTAGATAGGTAAATTTTTGAACGAATTCAACATAGATTAGAGatatttttaccaaattaatttaatgaaagCGATAAtttgaccaaattaaatttaacttaGAAAAGCGAAGGTTTCGTCAAttcaattatagaaaaattaattttgaccaaTCTAAACATCATAAATCCattatttgacaaaattaacTTTATAAAAGCGTTATGGCAAACATTAATTCCGAAAGTCATGTTTTTCACCAAATTAAAGATATGTATAAATGGCAAATTAGTCTTACATAAATACTATGTCATCcaaattatatatagaaaagcacatttttgaacaaattaaataGATACACGTaaattattcactaaattaaaattaccaaagtaattatgttaaaattaacTTATTCAGAATCAATTAAAACTTATAAAGGATCATTTTGACCAATTTGATCTTAGAAATgcgaaattttcaccaaatcaAACATATAATGACAAATTGATCTTAGAAAAACGCTATTTTCCCAAATTATATAGATAAATACGAGTTTCTCCAATTTTATACTAAAGGTTTAAAGGTGAATTTTTGTCCcaatttaaaaaagtgaattttttaccaaattatattttatgtaagTGGATTTGGCGAAACTaaacttataaattattataaaaacgtataTTTGACTACATTAATGTGACCCAATTTAAACTTATAAAGGGTATTTTTGGccaaattaattttagtaacacgaatttaaatatagaatgacgaaaaagaaaaacaccATTGTGCACAAgttatataaagaaaatcaCACTTGTGACTAAATTAAGTATTATTTACCAAAATACAGTTAGAAAAGcgattttgacaaaattaaatacgaaaatccaatttttgaactaattattaattaaagatTTAATGATGaagttttgacaaaattaaacatAGAGAAGCGAATGTTTGATACACTCGATCTTAGAAAACTGagttttgaaagaaattaaaggtaatttttcctaaattataatacaaaagCATATTTTGACCAagctaaatataaaaaagctcGTTGttgacataattaaatttagaaatggaaattttcgaccaatttaaacttaaaatcgccaatttttcaccaaattaaaCCTGTTTTTGATTTCCGGATAGTTCAATAATCTAAGTCGCTTCTTTAATAGATTGTAGAACAATATAGAGTACAACTCTCTTGAGCTATCGACATTTGTGTGACCTATGGAAATAACAGTTACACCAGtatttaatacaaattaaaattcaattcttaacctataataactatttttatattcgttttttataaatcagatgttaaatgtgaatttttcaaTCCTGGAGGATCAGTTAAGGATCGCATCGGTATGAGGCTTATTGAAGATGCTGAAAAACAAGGTATTCTCAAACCAGGATCGACTATCATCGAACCTTCTTCTGGAAACACTGGAATCGGATTGGCGTTGGCAGCAGCAATAAAAGGTTCAtcttattttatcattttttttgcaataattctatttttcaaaataaaaagatacaCAATGTTTTCAGGACTTATATGACAGTTCATCCTTGTACTAGaatattgtttcatttcatattgaaaattgtgATTCTTAgcataacaaattaataaaatgattaacattaacaatattaaaatcttaaaaaaagGTCTATAATAAGGTGAgcaatgaaaatttgaacagtacatcatattttaataagtttaactCCATTTTTCCAAGTTGGAGCTTCTAAATTAGTATTCAACTGTATCATTGTTTTAATTGACAGCGGTATCAGAAAATATTACCATTGTTCTTGTCAATGTCATCGAGA
This genomic interval carries:
- the LOC130894367 gene encoding CDP-diacylglycerol--glycerol-3-phosphate 3-phosphatidyltransferase, mitochondrial, with the translated sequence MIRRLFSVLEATIPSEQISYTHSVIKNENIPFGWLLTVAPCFSISGKDITILTEPEEFYNTLLTNCSTAKERITLVSLYLGSGNLEQKLLESIRNNKSYRNKKLRINILLDYTRGSRGTSNSRNMILPLIQENTNLKVSLYHTPELRGFLKKIVPDRWNELLGLQHMKIYIFDDTLIISGANLSNDYFTNRQDRYFVIKDKNLTDFYSGLINEVQDFSLHLDKHDNIGLSKNWKQLPYESNKKYFIEKAANKIKYYIQNAMDKNCNCNDNNNSKDTWIYPMVQMGQLDVNHDALITNKILADAPPGSKLKIATGYFNLTKDYMNTIIDKCEADCDILMAHPKANGFLGAKGLAGGIPYAYSYIAKNFKKLYEQKNQQHRIRLFEYYRESWTYHSKGLWYYMPNENVPSMTLIGSPNFGERSVKRDLETQVAIVTKNSDLSNRLNQECSRLFELGLKAETERKVPVWVNTFVLFFRSYF